From Mytilus edulis chromosome 8, xbMytEdul2.2, whole genome shotgun sequence, one genomic window encodes:
- the LOC139485720 gene encoding uncharacterized protein, whose amino-acid sequence MFTFHQVYNMSTTMSTNINMTSTVFTDWKSTRVQQRVQMQQKVQCLQQRLDQLQQGVINYAQPVQQQHLAAAPVFIPQQRLQQQVSEVVQQPNYPEPRFQPPSSVTRIQQHKMIGHPTSMFQPPRGGPPPQAPTNVTPYNQQYIPGLTYPSMGQPNLSGYQPQPLHVPQLPIPGTQQQPPPSGAPKPHYNQPSVKQKEYNRDYYGRQRRSDPRHKYTGDSDTSYVSAYRQTRTKRRSEPEYNRPQENQQRDFSPLRSVRSFPLHRSRSSSRRSRGSSDSQSESDTDMQSSTSSQESRKKKKIENRQFLSSIPKTLHYSGKGNWKAFHTKFSVYAKIAEWTDEQKREQLCWCLDDAASEYYTLLLENNKTSSFTDIISNMNKRFGHQELPETSQVQFQTSAQGEKETLEEWSERVLTLATRAYSRYSEQLMTEQAIMRFCQGCNDTVAGTEACISKPKSMDAALDMIRWCQYTRKVVSAIQKTSKKEEESLSEKSDNSPVVLGVGSTKSSMDNRLSRIEEYIEKMMSAVTSLVQEQSAKQETSPNSRSPNQDNRYSDYSPRRNNGSSRGRGNNSGDRRYTRHDYYNNECFNCHQQGHYIKDCPDLYVQDTGQSVHKEPTSQQVSFNENHKDDFYDSEGVVSGIGTVRSLGAAKLFRVEVKIAGKKVLALVDSGSEVTILKDTFFDTLEPKPFVIRETTMYGAGTNMTMPCRLTSPIKFKIGDIQFNQQLYVAPVSCDMILGCDFIMHNRVVMNIRELTLTVQNRNMPLILGGENITHEPNVNVVHGKNTSDSSSDEKPRTEGSTQRFPASRQSAEFHLETVIPQVESNQGMMASTSTQKSEERGTQEEPDQCRDNKDQCCTNKEESRGNLGFYTCPKSGKKERTCIQSRTDRKCPVKNCPVVVDRRDVKRHCFEEHLSEIFQTYHAKRLMEDRRFHQHRAYVVMLIAKWLTRQETVTAKDLVNFLNEKSFVPRSTHVTGIQMQVHRTVCKEMGWTDYFRYSLRPVNSPACLLNWRVLTSVLHFLTPEQQDMVAEGFNYNPRNPPEPEELAQMNGSFWPVFVDKTQIESAILQKEEEEDNFVSQQEERTIVMDKPEEIHYESENLNVSSTSYSLVENKNKKRKLQSSIENNDTDAHHTLENETAILLGSQVSQLAESQVEPSSSQIKSRQSPQVPTIVVIQYGGLQCMASVSSMTELYNVVTERFPESGNVSLICEGSVLHDSVRFDLLGHRPHIEVRRLQ is encoded by the exons ATGTTCACTTTTCACCAAGTGTACAACATGAGCACCACAATGTCAACCAATATCAACATGACTTCAACAGTCTTCACAGACTGGAAGTCAACCAGA GTTCAACAAAGAGTGCAAATGCAACAGAAAGTACAATGCCTACAACAACGGCTAGACCAGCTTCAACAAGGGGTCATTAACTATGCACAGCCTGTGCAACAACAACATCTAGCTGCAGCGCCGGTTTTTATACCTCAACAGCGGCTACAACAACAGGTTAGTGAAGTTGTTCAACAACCAAATTATCCAGAACCAAGGTTTCAACCACCAAGTTCTGTAACAAGAATTCAACAACATAAGATGATTGGTCACCCAACTTCTATGTTTCAACCTCCTAGAGGTGGACCACCGCCACAAGCACCAACAAATGTAACGCCTTACAACCAACAATACATACCTGGTTTAACGTACCCAAGTATGGGTCAGCCTAACCTTTCAGGCTATCAGCCACAACCATTGCATGTGCCTCAGTTACCTATACCTGGCACACAGCAGCAACCTCCACCATCAGGAGCACCTAAGCCGCATTACAACCAACCTTCAGTAAAACAGAAGGAATATAATCGTGATTACTATGGGAGACAACGAAGAAGTGATCCTAGACATAAATATACAGGTGATTCTGACACGTCATATGTTTCAGCATACCGTCAGACCAGAACAAAGCGAAGGTCAGAACCTGAGTACAACAGACCTCAAGAGAATCAACAGCGTGATTTCTCACCTTTAAGAAGTGTAAGGAGTTTCCCATTACACCGTAGTCGTTCTAGTTCTAGAAGGTCTAGAGGGTCTAGTGACTCCCAGTCAGAATCTGACACAGATATGCAAAGTTCTACAAGCAGTCAGGAAagtagaaaaaagaagaaaatagagaaCAGACAATTTCTTTCCTCGATTCCAAAAACGCTCCACTATAGTGGGAAGGGCAACTGGAAAGCCTTCCATACCAAGTTTTCTGTTTATGCTAAAATCGCTGAGTGGACAGATGAACAAAAAAGGGAACAGCTCTGCTGGTGTCTAGATGATGCAGCCAGTGAGTATTACACCTTACTcctggaaaacaacaaaacatcaaGTTTTACTGATATCATATCTAATATGAACAAGAGATTTGGTCATCAAGAACTGCCAGAAACCTCACAGGTTCAGTTCCAGACAAGTGCCCAAGGAGAAAAGGAGACCTTGGAGGAGTGGTCGGAAAGAGTGTTGACTCTCGCCACTAGAGCATATAGCAGGTACAGTGAACAACTAATGACTGAACAGGCAATCATGAGGTTTTGTCAGGGTTGTAATGATACAGTTGCTGGAACAGAAGCTTGTATCTCTAAACCAAAGTCCATGGATGCAGCCTTGGATATGATTAGATGGTGTCAGTACACTAGAAAGGTAGTCAGTGCCATTCAGAAAACTAGCAAGAAGGAGGAGGAATCTCTTTCAGAGAAGTCTGATAACTCACCAGTAGTTCTTGGTGTAGGTAGCACCAAGTCCAGTATGGATAATCGTCTCTCTCGCATAGAGGAGTATATAGAGAAAATGATGTCCGCAGTAACCAGTTTGGTTCAGGAACAATCAGCCAAACAGGAAACCAGTCCAAATTCTAGGTCACCTAACCAAGACAACAGGTATTCTGATTATTCGCCTAGACGTAATAATGGCAGCAGCCGTGGGCGAGGGAATAATTCAGGTGACAGGAGATATACCAGACATGATTATTATAATAACGAATGCTTTAATTGTCACCAGCAAGGTCATTATATCAAAGACTGTCCAGATCTATATGTACAAGATACAGGACAGTCAGTACACAAAGAGCCAACATCTCAACAAGTATCTTTTAATGAGAATCACAAAGATGATTTTTATGATTCCGAAGGAGTAGTGTCTGGAATCGGTACAGTGAGATCACTAGGAGCAGCCAAACTTTTTAGAGTTGAGGTAAAGATTGCAGGAAAGAAAGTACTTGCTCTAGTTGATTCTGGTTCTGAAGTTACTATTCTAAAGGACACATTTTTTGACACTTTAGAGCCTAAGCCCTTTGTTATCAGGGAGACCACCATGTATGGTGCGGGTACCAACATGACAATGCCATGCAGGCTTACTAGTCCTATTAAGTTCAAGATTGGAGATATACAGTTCAATCAACAACTGTATGTAGCTCCAGTTTCATGTGATATGATACTGGGATGTGACTTTATCATGCATAATAGAGTTGTCATGAATATTAGAGAATTAACATTAACTGTACAGAATAGGAACATGCCACTAATACTAGGAGgtgaaaatataactcatgaacCTAATGTCAACGTTGTTCATGGAAAGAACACTTCAGATTCATCTTCAGATGAGAAACCCAGAACAGAAGGGTCAACACAGAGGTTCCCAGCCAGCAGGCAAAGTGCTGAATTTCATTTAGAAACAGTCATTCCTCAAGTAGAGTCTAACCAAGGCATGATGGCCTCAACGTCTACCCAGAAATCTGAGGAAAGAGGAACACAGGAAGAGCCTGATCAATGTAGAGACAATAAAGATCAGTGCTGTACTAACAAGGAAGAATCCAGAGGAAACCTTGGGTTTTATACTTGTCCCAAAAGTGGAAAAAAGGAGAGGACATGTATTCAAAGTCGAACAGACCGTAAATGTCCTGTAAAGAACTGCCCAGTAGTGGTAGATAGAAGAGACGTAAAACGACATTGTTTTGAAGAACATCTTTCTGAAATCTTTCAGACCTATCATGCCAAAAGACTGATGGAGGACAGACGATTTCACCAACATAGAGCTTATGTGGTTATGCTCATAGCAAAATGGTTAACCAGGCAGGAAACAGTGACTGCCAAAGACTTGGTGAATTTCCTCAATGAGAAGTCTTTTGTGCCTCGCTCTACACATGTTACAGGGATACAGATGCAAGTCCATCGTACAGTTTGTAAAGAGATGGGATGGACAGATTATTTCAGGTATAGTTTGAGACCAGTAAACAGCCCTGCTTGTTTACTCAATTGGAGAGTCCTAACTTCTGTTCTTCACTTTTTAACGCCTGAACAACAAGATATGGTAGCTGAAGGATTTAACTACAATCCTAGAAACCCTCCAGAACCTGAGGAACTTGCTCAGATGAATGGCAGTTTTTGGCCAGTGTTTGTTGATAAAACTCAAATTGAGTCAGCAATCCTTCAAAAAGAAGAGGAGGAAGACAATTTTGTGTCTCAACAAGAAGAACGTACCATAGTAATGGATAAACCAGAAGAAATTCACTATGAGAGTGAAAATTTGAACGTCAGCTCTACTAGCTATAGTCTTGTAGAGAATAAGAACAAAAAGAGAAAATTGCAGTCCAGTATTGAGAACAATGACACGGATGCACACCATACTTTGGAGAATGAAACCGCAATTCTCCTGGGAAGCCAAGTTTCACAACTAGCTGAATCCCAGGTAGAGCCTTCTTCTTCGCAGATCAAGTCGAGACAGAGCCCTCAAGTTCCTACAATTGTGGTTATACAGTATGGAGGTTTGCAGTGTATGGCAAGTGTAAGTTCTATGACGGAACTGTACAATGTAGTAACAGAACGTTTCCCTGAAAGTGGGAATGTTTCACTGATCTGTGAAGGATCAGTCTTACATGACAGTGTACGCTTTGACCTGTTAGGTCACCGTCCTCACATTGAGGTGAGGCGCCTTCAGTAG